A stretch of Camelina sativa cultivar DH55 chromosome 18, Cs, whole genome shotgun sequence DNA encodes these proteins:
- the LOC104760853 gene encoding protein XRI1-like isoform X2, whose protein sequence is MDDGDDDRSTSWNWQENYNHQPQSHFSDVPDCTMTEVTLNQEDHSYMFDDETTPVKACSDLGYHVTTDETNRKLEVHSETRSALKRRRMLQFEDQPETSLFSSESFSAILKSSARDDTFDELLPEGSQLIEGFSEDASASSFEGIDLYAEEWYAECLNDAETPTLPDGLNFGSPDVQVDISEYLNVPPETETREVQRPVTRSSPNVIFKGRKSFSRPVSKLPSSIIYPFAFIKPCGVHGGMTLKDINQKIRNPPSKPKEDKEEPVVIQTSAFSGKPVVGKTKIRTEGGKGSITIMRTRG, encoded by the exons atgGATGACGGAGACGACGATCG TAGCACCTCATGGAATTGGCAAGAGAACTATAATCACCAACCACAGTCTCATTTCT CTGATGTGCCTGATTGCACGATGACTGAAGTCACATTAAACCAAGAAGATCACTCGTACATGTTTGATGATGAAACCACTCCTGTGAAGGCGTGTAGCGACTTGGGTTATCATGTCACAACAG ATGAAACCAACAGGAAACTGGAAGTGCATAGTGAGACACGTTCTGCTCTAAAGCGGCGTCGGATGTTACAATTTGAAGACCAACCTGAAACATCCCTTTTCAGCAGTGAGAGTTTCTCTGCAATCTTAAAATCAAGC GCTAGAGATGATACATTTGATGAGCTTTTACCCGAAGGGTCTCAGCTTATAGAAGGGTTTTCAG AagacgcctctgcctcaagctTCGAGGGAATTGATCTGTATGCTGAAGAGTGGTACGCTGAATGCTTAAATGATGCTGAGACTCCAACCCTACCTGATGGCTT AAACTTTGGTTCACCTGATGTCCAAGTAGATATTTCAG AGTATCTAAATGTGCCACCAGAAACAGAAACCCGGGAAGTTCAGCGGCCTGTTACTCGTTCTTCTCCAAATGTTATCTTTAAAG GTAGGAAATCTTTTTCAAGGCCGGTTTCAAAGCTACCATCTTCTATCATCTATCCATTTGCATTCATCAAACCATGTGGGGTTCACGGTGGTATGACTCTCAAGGACATCAACCAGAAAATCCGAAATCCACCATCAAAACCaaaggaagacaaagaagagcCTGTAGTGATCCAAACTTCTGCATTCTCTGGGAAACCTGTTGTAGGGAAGACTAAAATCCGCACCGAAGGAGGAAAAGGAAGCATCACGATAATGAGGACGAGAGGCTAA
- the LOC104760853 gene encoding protein XRI1-like isoform X1 → MDDGDDDRSTSWNWQENYNHQPQSHFSDVPDCTMTEVTLNQEDHSYMFDDETTPVKACSDLGYHVTTDETNRKLEVHSETRSALKRRRMLQFEDQPETSLFSSESFSAILKSSARDDTFDELLPEGSQLIEGFSEDASASSFEGIDLYAEEWYAECLNDAETPTLPDGLNFGSPDVQVDISEYLNVPPETETREVQRPVTRSSPNVIFKAGRKSFSRPVSKLPSSIIYPFAFIKPCGVHGGMTLKDINQKIRNPPSKPKEDKEEPVVIQTSAFSGKPVVGKTKIRTEGGKGSITIMRTRG, encoded by the exons atgGATGACGGAGACGACGATCG TAGCACCTCATGGAATTGGCAAGAGAACTATAATCACCAACCACAGTCTCATTTCT CTGATGTGCCTGATTGCACGATGACTGAAGTCACATTAAACCAAGAAGATCACTCGTACATGTTTGATGATGAAACCACTCCTGTGAAGGCGTGTAGCGACTTGGGTTATCATGTCACAACAG ATGAAACCAACAGGAAACTGGAAGTGCATAGTGAGACACGTTCTGCTCTAAAGCGGCGTCGGATGTTACAATTTGAAGACCAACCTGAAACATCCCTTTTCAGCAGTGAGAGTTTCTCTGCAATCTTAAAATCAAGC GCTAGAGATGATACATTTGATGAGCTTTTACCCGAAGGGTCTCAGCTTATAGAAGGGTTTTCAG AagacgcctctgcctcaagctTCGAGGGAATTGATCTGTATGCTGAAGAGTGGTACGCTGAATGCTTAAATGATGCTGAGACTCCAACCCTACCTGATGGCTT AAACTTTGGTTCACCTGATGTCCAAGTAGATATTTCAG AGTATCTAAATGTGCCACCAGAAACAGAAACCCGGGAAGTTCAGCGGCCTGTTACTCGTTCTTCTCCAAATGTTATCTTTAAAG CAGGTAGGAAATCTTTTTCAAGGCCGGTTTCAAAGCTACCATCTTCTATCATCTATCCATTTGCATTCATCAAACCATGTGGGGTTCACGGTGGTATGACTCTCAAGGACATCAACCAGAAAATCCGAAATCCACCATCAAAACCaaaggaagacaaagaagagcCTGTAGTGATCCAAACTTCTGCATTCTCTGGGAAACCTGTTGTAGGGAAGACTAAAATCCGCACCGAAGGAGGAAAAGGAAGCATCACGATAATGAGGACGAGAGGCTAA
- the LOC104760853 gene encoding protein XRI1-like isoform X4, whose translation MDDGDDDRSTSWNWQENYNHQPQSHFYVPDCTMTEVTLNQEDHSYMFDDETTPVKACSDLGYHVTTDETNRKLEVHSETRSALKRRRMLQFEDQPETSLFSSESFSAILKSSARDDTFDELLPEGSQLIEGFSEDASASSFEGIDLYAEEWYAECLNDAETPTLPDGLNFGSPDVQVDISEYLNVPPETETREVQRPVTRSSPNVIFKAGRKSFSRPVSKLPSSIIYPFAFIKPCGVHGGMTLKDINQKIRNPPSKPKEDKEEPVVIQTSAFSGKPVVGKTKIRTEGGKGSITIMRTRG comes from the exons atgGATGACGGAGACGACGATCG TAGCACCTCATGGAATTGGCAAGAGAACTATAATCACCAACCACAGTCTCATTTCT ATGTGCCTGATTGCACGATGACTGAAGTCACATTAAACCAAGAAGATCACTCGTACATGTTTGATGATGAAACCACTCCTGTGAAGGCGTGTAGCGACTTGGGTTATCATGTCACAACAG ATGAAACCAACAGGAAACTGGAAGTGCATAGTGAGACACGTTCTGCTCTAAAGCGGCGTCGGATGTTACAATTTGAAGACCAACCTGAAACATCCCTTTTCAGCAGTGAGAGTTTCTCTGCAATCTTAAAATCAAGC GCTAGAGATGATACATTTGATGAGCTTTTACCCGAAGGGTCTCAGCTTATAGAAGGGTTTTCAG AagacgcctctgcctcaagctTCGAGGGAATTGATCTGTATGCTGAAGAGTGGTACGCTGAATGCTTAAATGATGCTGAGACTCCAACCCTACCTGATGGCTT AAACTTTGGTTCACCTGATGTCCAAGTAGATATTTCAG AGTATCTAAATGTGCCACCAGAAACAGAAACCCGGGAAGTTCAGCGGCCTGTTACTCGTTCTTCTCCAAATGTTATCTTTAAAG CAGGTAGGAAATCTTTTTCAAGGCCGGTTTCAAAGCTACCATCTTCTATCATCTATCCATTTGCATTCATCAAACCATGTGGGGTTCACGGTGGTATGACTCTCAAGGACATCAACCAGAAAATCCGAAATCCACCATCAAAACCaaaggaagacaaagaagagcCTGTAGTGATCCAAACTTCTGCATTCTCTGGGAAACCTGTTGTAGGGAAGACTAAAATCCGCACCGAAGGAGGAAAAGGAAGCATCACGATAATGAGGACGAGAGGCTAA
- the LOC104760853 gene encoding protein XRI1-like isoform X3: MDDGDDDRSTSWNWQENYNHQPQSHFSDVPDCTMTEVTLNQEDHSYMFDDETTPVKACSDLGYHVTTDETNRKLEVHSETRSALKRRRMLQFEDQPETSLFSSESFSAILKSSARDDTFDELLPEGSQLIEGFSDASASSFEGIDLYAEEWYAECLNDAETPTLPDGLNFGSPDVQVDISEYLNVPPETETREVQRPVTRSSPNVIFKAGRKSFSRPVSKLPSSIIYPFAFIKPCGVHGGMTLKDINQKIRNPPSKPKEDKEEPVVIQTSAFSGKPVVGKTKIRTEGGKGSITIMRTRG; the protein is encoded by the exons atgGATGACGGAGACGACGATCG TAGCACCTCATGGAATTGGCAAGAGAACTATAATCACCAACCACAGTCTCATTTCT CTGATGTGCCTGATTGCACGATGACTGAAGTCACATTAAACCAAGAAGATCACTCGTACATGTTTGATGATGAAACCACTCCTGTGAAGGCGTGTAGCGACTTGGGTTATCATGTCACAACAG ATGAAACCAACAGGAAACTGGAAGTGCATAGTGAGACACGTTCTGCTCTAAAGCGGCGTCGGATGTTACAATTTGAAGACCAACCTGAAACATCCCTTTTCAGCAGTGAGAGTTTCTCTGCAATCTTAAAATCAAGC GCTAGAGATGATACATTTGATGAGCTTTTACCCGAAGGGTCTCAGCTTATAGAAGGGTTTTCAG acgcctctgcctcaagctTCGAGGGAATTGATCTGTATGCTGAAGAGTGGTACGCTGAATGCTTAAATGATGCTGAGACTCCAACCCTACCTGATGGCTT AAACTTTGGTTCACCTGATGTCCAAGTAGATATTTCAG AGTATCTAAATGTGCCACCAGAAACAGAAACCCGGGAAGTTCAGCGGCCTGTTACTCGTTCTTCTCCAAATGTTATCTTTAAAG CAGGTAGGAAATCTTTTTCAAGGCCGGTTTCAAAGCTACCATCTTCTATCATCTATCCATTTGCATTCATCAAACCATGTGGGGTTCACGGTGGTATGACTCTCAAGGACATCAACCAGAAAATCCGAAATCCACCATCAAAACCaaaggaagacaaagaagagcCTGTAGTGATCCAAACTTCTGCATTCTCTGGGAAACCTGTTGTAGGGAAGACTAAAATCCGCACCGAAGGAGGAAAAGGAAGCATCACGATAATGAGGACGAGAGGCTAA
- the LOC104760853 gene encoding protein XRI1-like isoform X5 codes for MTEVTLNQEDHSYMFDDETTPVKACSDLGYHVTTDETNRKLEVHSETRSALKRRRMLQFEDQPETSLFSSESFSAILKSSARDDTFDELLPEGSQLIEGFSEDASASSFEGIDLYAEEWYAECLNDAETPTLPDGLNFGSPDVQVDISEYLNVPPETETREVQRPVTRSSPNVIFKAGRKSFSRPVSKLPSSIIYPFAFIKPCGVHGGMTLKDINQKIRNPPSKPKEDKEEPVVIQTSAFSGKPVVGKTKIRTEGGKGSITIMRTRG; via the exons ATGACTGAAGTCACATTAAACCAAGAAGATCACTCGTACATGTTTGATGATGAAACCACTCCTGTGAAGGCGTGTAGCGACTTGGGTTATCATGTCACAACAG ATGAAACCAACAGGAAACTGGAAGTGCATAGTGAGACACGTTCTGCTCTAAAGCGGCGTCGGATGTTACAATTTGAAGACCAACCTGAAACATCCCTTTTCAGCAGTGAGAGTTTCTCTGCAATCTTAAAATCAAGC GCTAGAGATGATACATTTGATGAGCTTTTACCCGAAGGGTCTCAGCTTATAGAAGGGTTTTCAG AagacgcctctgcctcaagctTCGAGGGAATTGATCTGTATGCTGAAGAGTGGTACGCTGAATGCTTAAATGATGCTGAGACTCCAACCCTACCTGATGGCTT AAACTTTGGTTCACCTGATGTCCAAGTAGATATTTCAG AGTATCTAAATGTGCCACCAGAAACAGAAACCCGGGAAGTTCAGCGGCCTGTTACTCGTTCTTCTCCAAATGTTATCTTTAAAG CAGGTAGGAAATCTTTTTCAAGGCCGGTTTCAAAGCTACCATCTTCTATCATCTATCCATTTGCATTCATCAAACCATGTGGGGTTCACGGTGGTATGACTCTCAAGGACATCAACCAGAAAATCCGAAATCCACCATCAAAACCaaaggaagacaaagaagagcCTGTAGTGATCCAAACTTCTGCATTCTCTGGGAAACCTGTTGTAGGGAAGACTAAAATCCGCACCGAAGGAGGAAAAGGAAGCATCACGATAATGAGGACGAGAGGCTAA